A single window of Nocardia sp. NBC_01327 DNA harbors:
- a CDS encoding amidase, with translation MRTSQRDELCYLPATEIVARIGRRELSPVEVLDAALDRMREVEPTLHAFCTPTPDLARAQAIRLGDALARGQAPGQLAGVPMGIKDLLSTAGVRTTSGSWVYRDFVPEEDDIVVERSLAAGALCVGKTNTSEFGYSATGQNTLFPITRNPWNPALTPGGSSAGSAAAVAAGIVPVALGSDGGCSVRIPAALCGLVGFKPSMGRVPVYPGCRDERLPGVSGWESLEHIGPITRTVGDAALLLSVLAGPDPRDRHSIPCGDIDWIGAARAGEREGAVTGLRIGYSPDLGYLAVDPEVRGVIDRAVHEVLEQQLGCHVETVVPGWPDPAAAFSALIVADTDLTGMRRMIEEHGEHMSPHLVAWMREDWTAQHFTDANIVRKSVVNAMARLMSGIDVLVTPTSAVPAFPIGSHGPTEIDGRTVSDSAWIGFNYPANLTGQPAASIPAGWTGNGLPVGLQIIGRHLADATVLRLAAAIERVAPWSQHRPEGSDRGVG, from the coding sequence ATGCGAACCTCCCAGCGCGACGAACTCTGCTACCTGCCCGCCACCGAGATCGTCGCCCGCATCGGCCGGCGCGAGCTGTCCCCGGTCGAAGTCCTCGACGCCGCGCTGGATCGGATGCGGGAGGTGGAGCCGACGCTGCACGCCTTCTGCACACCCACCCCGGATCTGGCTCGCGCACAGGCGATTCGGCTGGGCGACGCGCTGGCCCGCGGACAGGCGCCGGGACAGCTGGCCGGGGTGCCGATGGGCATCAAGGATCTGCTGTCCACGGCGGGCGTGCGAACCACCTCGGGCTCCTGGGTCTATCGCGACTTCGTGCCGGAGGAGGACGATATCGTGGTCGAGCGCAGTCTGGCGGCGGGCGCGCTCTGTGTAGGCAAGACGAACACCTCCGAATTCGGTTACAGCGCAACGGGACAGAACACGCTGTTCCCGATCACCCGCAACCCGTGGAATCCCGCACTCACACCGGGCGGTTCGAGCGCCGGCTCGGCGGCGGCGGTGGCGGCCGGGATCGTCCCGGTGGCGCTGGGCAGTGACGGCGGGTGCTCGGTGCGCATACCCGCGGCGCTCTGCGGACTGGTCGGCTTCAAACCCTCCATGGGCCGGGTGCCGGTCTATCCGGGCTGCCGGGACGAACGGTTGCCCGGCGTATCCGGTTGGGAGAGTTTGGAACACATCGGGCCGATCACCCGGACCGTGGGCGATGCGGCGCTGCTGCTGTCGGTGCTCGCCGGACCCGATCCGCGCGATCGGCACTCCATTCCGTGCGGGGATATCGACTGGATCGGCGCGGCCCGCGCCGGCGAAAGGGAGGGGGCCGTCACCGGATTGCGCATCGGATACAGCCCCGATCTCGGGTATCTGGCGGTCGATCCGGAGGTGCGCGGTGTGATCGACCGGGCCGTGCACGAGGTGCTCGAGCAACAACTCGGCTGCCATGTCGAAACGGTCGTCCCGGGCTGGCCCGATCCGGCCGCGGCCTTCTCCGCCCTCATTGTCGCCGACACCGACCTCACCGGTATGCGGCGCATGATCGAGGAGCACGGCGAACACATGTCACCGCATCTGGTGGCGTGGATGCGCGAGGACTGGACCGCACAGCATTTCACCGACGCGAATATCGTCCGCAAATCTGTGGTTAATGCCATGGCCAGACTGATGAGCGGTATCGATGTACTGGTCACCCCGACCTCGGCGGTCCCGGCCTTCCCGATCGGCAGTCACGGCCCGACCGAGATCGATGGCCGCACGGTCTCCGACTCCGCCTGGATCGGCTTCAACTACCCGGCCAATCTGACCGGTCAGCCGGCCGCCAGCATCCCCGCCGGGTGGACCGGAAACGGTCTGCCCGTGGGCCTGCAGATCATCGGCCGTCACCTCGCCGATGCCACCGTTCTGCGCCTGGCGGCGGCCATCGAGCGCGTCGCGCCCTGGTCCCAGCACCGGCCCGAAGGCTCGGATCGGGGCGTAGGCTAA
- a CDS encoding purine-cytosine permease family protein — protein MSAPDKSISEAPTGEYEHEPVPASARRSLLSVSAVWAGFPMCLGNAVFGGLIVYNQGMLRGFWAILLGNLLLFGYVGALSWIAGSSGRNFSLQAEAAFGRRGRAVVVGFLATVVIGWFSYQVGLTGTTLQSVFGWNPLWGGLLGAVIYIVITALGIRALSVIGMIGMPLFLVMAGVALYFGLDKGGQSLSHALSYSGAGHGLGFWACVGIVIAGFADSGTMTADFTRWARDGRSGLVAAASAFPFANTIAFLIGGLVVAIGGADDPASNGGAFLGLLTGHGGLLTGLAVLFVLANLGSVAAHCLYNGAVGWSGLTPLRMRTLAVLLGTVGSFVALTGIWSHIVNWLQLLGVIVPPIGAVLIVGQLLSKRARPLVIAGVQPIAFAAWAIGALAAAVAHYQLPGSVDAVVGFVVAALALAGLTFARTVPAASPEPAVEIATA, from the coding sequence ATGAGCGCTCCGGACAAGTCGATCAGCGAAGCTCCGACGGGAGAATACGAGCACGAGCCGGTACCCGCGTCCGCGAGACGCAGCCTGCTCTCGGTGTCGGCGGTATGGGCCGGATTTCCGATGTGCCTGGGTAATGCGGTTTTTGGCGGGCTCATCGTATACAACCAGGGCATGCTGCGGGGGTTCTGGGCCATCCTGCTGGGCAATCTGCTGCTGTTCGGATACGTGGGCGCCCTGAGCTGGATCGCGGGCAGCAGCGGGCGGAACTTCTCACTGCAGGCCGAGGCGGCATTCGGGCGGCGCGGGCGCGCGGTGGTCGTGGGATTCCTGGCCACCGTGGTGATCGGATGGTTCTCGTACCAGGTCGGATTGACCGGTACGACCCTGCAGAGCGTGTTCGGGTGGAATCCGCTGTGGGGCGGACTGCTGGGCGCGGTGATCTACATCGTGATCACCGCGCTGGGCATCCGGGCGCTCTCGGTGATCGGCATGATCGGCATGCCGCTGTTCCTGGTAATGGCCGGGGTGGCACTGTATTTCGGCCTCGACAAGGGCGGACAGTCACTCTCGCACGCACTCTCGTACTCGGGCGCGGGCCATGGGCTCGGGTTCTGGGCCTGCGTGGGCATCGTGATCGCGGGATTCGCCGACTCCGGCACCATGACAGCCGATTTCACGCGCTGGGCCAGGGACGGCCGTTCGGGCCTGGTGGCCGCCGCCTCGGCGTTCCCCTTCGCGAACACCATCGCATTCCTGATCGGCGGCCTGGTGGTGGCCATCGGCGGGGCCGACGATCCGGCGTCGAACGGCGGCGCGTTCCTCGGTCTGCTCACCGGGCACGGCGGGCTGCTGACCGGGCTGGCAGTGCTTTTCGTGCTGGCGAATCTGGGTTCGGTTGCCGCACACTGCCTCTACAACGGGGCGGTGGGCTGGTCGGGGCTCACGCCGCTGCGCATGCGGACGCTCGCGGTGCTGCTCGGCACGGTCGGTTCGTTCGTCGCACTGACCGGCATCTGGAGTCATATCGTGAACTGGCTGCAGCTGCTGGGCGTCATCGTGCCGCCGATCGGTGCGGTATTGATCGTCGGGCAACTGCTGTCGAAGCGGGCACGCCCCCTCGTGATCGCCGGAGTGCAGCCGATTGCGTTCGCGGCGTGGGCAATCGGCGCGCTGGCCGCCGCCGTGGCGCACTATCAGTTGCCCGGGTCGGTGGATGCCGTGGTCGGGTTCGTGGTCGCCGCGCTCGCGCTGGCGGGGCTGACCTTCGCCCGGACTGTTCCGGCCGCATCCCCGGAACCGGCCGTCGAAATCGCCACGGCCTGA
- a CDS encoding alpha/beta fold hydrolase has translation MASTAVKSRARIGDLITVQGRPIHVRQDGPADGKPVLLLHGFEGSVHWWDAVTPLLADTYRVIRVDLLGFGCTGGDYGFDQEGQGSMLAALLTELGVANVAVVGHSWGADAALAVAARSPRISEIVVLDQAPDLSYLNVPAATPLLTLGPIARVLQRFAPEPIVRQALRAGFAPKFDLAAATPSVHQMFLDHQAMSWRAYRAVSVDRRKALAANPLDRQIRRLALPALVIHGRLDGMYDWAVTRDRYTAAGARFELIDTAGHSPNVETPAAFTTHLRDFLAAPAAPSPAKD, from the coding sequence ATGGCGTCAACTGCAGTGAAGTCACGCGCCCGGATCGGTGATCTCATCACCGTGCAGGGCCGGCCCATCCACGTCCGCCAGGACGGCCCCGCCGACGGCAAACCCGTCCTGCTGCTGCACGGCTTCGAGGGTTCCGTGCACTGGTGGGACGCGGTCACCCCGCTGCTCGCCGACACCTACCGGGTCATTCGGGTGGACCTGCTCGGATTCGGCTGCACCGGCGGCGATTACGGCTTCGATCAGGAGGGACAGGGCAGCATGCTGGCCGCGCTGCTCACCGAACTGGGCGTCGCGAATGTCGCGGTGGTCGGCCACTCCTGGGGTGCGGACGCCGCCCTGGCCGTGGCCGCCCGCTCCCCGCGCATCAGTGAGATCGTGGTGCTCGACCAGGCCCCGGATCTGAGTTACCTGAACGTCCCGGCCGCCACCCCGCTGCTCACCCTCGGACCCATCGCCCGCGTACTGCAGCGCTTCGCACCCGAACCCATTGTCCGCCAGGCCCTTCGTGCCGGCTTCGCGCCGAAGTTCGACCTCGCCGCAGCCACACCCTCGGTCCATCAGATGTTCCTGGACCACCAGGCCATGTCCTGGCGGGCCTATCGCGCGGTGAGCGTCGATCGGCGGAAGGCCTTGGCCGCCAATCCCCTGGACCGCCAGATCCGCCGCCTCGCCCTCCCCGCCCTCGTCATTCACGGACGCCTGGACGGTATGTACGACTGGGCGGTCACCCGCGATCGCTACACCGCCGCCGGCGCCCGCTTCGAACTCATCGACACCGCAGGCCACAGCCCCAATGTCGAAACACCCGCGGCCTTCACCACACACCTGCGGGACTTCCTCGCCGCACCGGCCGCGCCCTCCCCCGCCAAGGACTGA
- a CDS encoding SDR family NAD(P)-dependent oxidoreductase, giving the protein MKPFNPAVAVVTGAGSGIGRGIAKALAEAGAMVVVADINDATAEDTVAIIRANGGEAHAYVLDVSDTPALEAFAEQVRDTHGVPDVVVNNAGIIVGGPFLDVPLADLRRIIDINMMAMIHGCRIFGAQMAERGTGGQLVNIASMAAFAPARLATPYSIGKYAVKHFSETLRAELAGQGIGVTVVCPGLIATNLGATAAIATVSEEQLSIGKQAIVKGMTLLGMDPDKAGRKIVDAARRNQAVLPLRPESWIGYRVARFFPGTTRTVLRIATGPELERLGRFLIDQPVVLRLAEQLAERMPQRGGLQTYWETPNSPSEMRGSPSTV; this is encoded by the coding sequence ATGAAACCCTTCAATCCAGCGGTCGCCGTGGTCACCGGCGCGGGCAGCGGCATCGGCCGCGGGATCGCCAAGGCATTGGCCGAGGCGGGTGCGATGGTCGTGGTCGCCGATATCAATGACGCGACAGCCGAAGACACGGTGGCGATCATTCGCGCGAACGGCGGCGAGGCGCACGCGTACGTCCTCGATGTCTCCGATACCCCGGCGCTGGAAGCCTTCGCCGAACAGGTCCGCGACACCCACGGCGTGCCCGATGTGGTGGTCAACAATGCCGGAATCATCGTCGGCGGACCGTTTCTCGATGTTCCGCTGGCAGATCTGCGCCGCATTATCGACATCAACATGATGGCGATGATCCACGGCTGCCGGATTTTCGGCGCCCAGATGGCCGAGCGCGGGACCGGCGGGCAGCTGGTGAACATTGCCTCGATGGCCGCCTTCGCCCCCGCCCGGCTCGCCACTCCGTACAGCATCGGCAAGTACGCGGTAAAGCATTTCAGCGAGACGCTGCGTGCCGAGCTGGCGGGGCAGGGCATCGGCGTGACCGTGGTCTGCCCCGGCTTGATCGCGACGAACCTGGGTGCGACCGCCGCGATAGCCACCGTCAGCGAGGAACAGCTGTCGATCGGCAAGCAGGCGATCGTCAAAGGTATGACGCTGCTCGGCATGGACCCGGACAAGGCGGGCCGCAAGATCGTCGACGCCGCGCGGCGCAATCAGGCGGTGCTGCCGCTGCGTCCCGAATCCTGGATCGGCTACCGCGTGGCCCGGTTCTTCCCCGGTACCACCCGGACGGTCCTGCGCATAGCGACCGGGCCCGAGCTCGAACGGCTGGGCCGCTTCCTCATCGATCAGCCGGTGGTCCTGCGCCTGGCCGAACAGCTCGCCGAACGCATGCCACAACGCGGCGGTCTGCAAACCTACTGGGAGACGCCGAATAGCCCGTCCGAAATGAGAGGATCACCCTCGACCGTATGA
- a CDS encoding SDR family NAD(P)-dependent oxidoreductase, whose amino-acid sequence MSTFQNKLVIVTGAGSGIGRATAECFAAAGARVVVSDINKDGAQATVDTITGAGGAAHSYAVDVSDADAMEQFAADVYATHGTPTVLVNNAGYTTAGPFLGHSAQDWDRIMGVNFWGLVYGSRLFGRQMVDDGQGGRILNVTSPAAVIPIPLSTPYCTSKAAAQMLTECLRLEFAGTKVGVTAVLPAFINTGFYPSAQVVGFDSEMSDRVRNLSVAAARLVARDPETVGRNIVRIAAGNAAVAPTPFEARIACTAARLSPTGARLAARFMDTRQLVDLVTRFVPDAALRRIDDALERLVPAEVVR is encoded by the coding sequence ATGTCCACATTCCAGAACAAGCTGGTCATTGTGACCGGTGCGGGGAGCGGCATCGGCCGCGCCACCGCCGAGTGTTTCGCCGCCGCGGGCGCGCGCGTCGTGGTCAGCGATATCAATAAGGACGGCGCGCAGGCCACGGTCGATACGATCACCGGAGCGGGCGGTGCGGCGCACTCCTATGCGGTCGATGTGTCCGACGCGGACGCCATGGAACAGTTCGCGGCCGATGTGTACGCCACGCACGGCACGCCCACGGTGCTGGTCAACAATGCCGGATACACCACGGCCGGACCATTTCTCGGCCACTCCGCCCAGGACTGGGACCGGATCATGGGCGTCAATTTCTGGGGACTCGTCTACGGCAGCAGGCTCTTCGGGCGGCAGATGGTGGACGACGGGCAGGGCGGGCGCATTCTCAATGTGACCTCACCCGCCGCGGTCATACCGATTCCGCTCAGCACGCCGTACTGCACCAGCAAGGCCGCCGCGCAGATGCTCACCGAATGCCTGCGATTGGAGTTCGCGGGCACCAAAGTCGGTGTGACCGCGGTGCTTCCGGCCTTCATCAATACCGGGTTCTACCCCTCGGCCCAGGTGGTGGGCTTCGATTCCGAGATGAGCGATCGGGTGCGGAACCTCTCGGTGGCGGCCGCCCGGCTGGTGGCGCGCGATCCGGAGACGGTGGGGCGCAATATCGTCCGCATCGCCGCCGGCAATGCCGCCGTCGCGCCGACACCGTTCGAAGCACGCATCGCCTGCACCGCGGCCCGGCTCTCGCCGACGGGCGCCCGTCTCGCGGCGCGATTCATGGACACCCGGCAGCTCGTCGATCTCGTGACGCGCTTCGTGCCGGATGCGGCACTACGCCGGATAGACGATGCGCTCGAACGCCTGGTACCCGCGGAGGTCGTGCGATGA
- a CDS encoding phosphatase PAP2 family protein, translating into MVALDLDAPVSVSHDGTGVLERTRAAVHGRGREAVVQLVVITVGYLTYRIGRMMAADEQDHALANARSLLNWEHRLQMPHETAVQAIFVHHGFLAVPANFYYATAHFAVAVGALLWLWTFRPMYYRVTRNLMVAVTGAALALHMLIPLAPPRMLPEDGFVDLAAKYGQSVYGPPDTDTLSNQYAAMPSLHVGWALLLAMGLIAATRTPWRWLLLLHPLITTLVVVGTGNHYWADVIVAVALLAVAALIHPPVLPGRRRESMT; encoded by the coding sequence ATGGTGGCACTGGATCTCGATGCACCAGTGAGCGTTTCGCATGACGGCACCGGCGTCCTCGAACGCACGCGCGCGGCCGTCCACGGGCGCGGACGCGAAGCCGTGGTGCAACTGGTGGTGATCACCGTCGGATATCTGACCTATCGCATCGGCCGCATGATGGCCGCCGATGAGCAGGATCACGCACTCGCCAATGCCCGAAGCCTGCTGAACTGGGAACATCGCCTGCAGATGCCGCACGAAACGGCGGTGCAGGCGATTTTCGTGCACCACGGATTCCTCGCGGTCCCGGCCAATTTCTATTACGCCACCGCACATTTCGCGGTGGCGGTCGGCGCACTGCTGTGGCTGTGGACCTTTCGCCCCATGTACTACCGGGTCACCCGCAACCTCATGGTGGCCGTGACCGGTGCGGCCCTGGCCCTGCACATGCTCATCCCGCTCGCACCGCCGCGCATGCTGCCCGAAGACGGATTCGTGGACCTGGCCGCGAAATACGGTCAATCCGTCTACGGCCCGCCCGATACCGACACCCTCTCCAATCAGTACGCCGCCATGCCCTCGCTCCATGTCGGCTGGGCGCTACTGCTGGCCATGGGCCTCATCGCCGCCACCCGCACGCCCTGGCGGTGGCTGCTGCTCCTGCACCCGCTCATCACCACCCTGGTTGTGGTCGGCACCGGCAACCACTACTGGGCCGATGTCATAGTCGCCGTCGCCCTGCTCGCCGTCGCGGCTCTGATCCACCCACCCGTACTGCCCGGCCGTCGCCGGGAATCCATGACGTAA
- a CDS encoding aminotransferase class I/II-fold pyridoxal phosphate-dependent enzyme produces MTESARDLARKLLAGSGTGGGTATIQAPAPRPAAGAPARQVRGPGRQFADHPEVAATVAKQAAITAISAQSGLVNPLFLARTGPNDTVIHADDRDLVNFSAYNYLGLSHHPQVIQAAKDALDQYGASASASRIVAGEIPLYGELEQRLAGIYDVGDAMVTTSGYLTNAGVIGFLLGEGDVAICDSLIHGSVVSGTQWAGCRRINFRHNDPESLRAVLRMSRGGFDRALVVLEGHYSMDGTVGRVAELAAVAREFDCAVMVDEAHSFGVFGERGHGIREYYGMAGADVDIWMGTLSKALGSCGGFIAADADLIGAMKAAAPGVAMLTGGPAPSTIAAALAGLEVLEAEPQRVSRLWDNTRLFDALLRERGLNLGESQGTPIFPVIVPGEIRAGFVSGVLLQRGVYAGAISAPAVPVGKERLRFFMTSEHTRQQLVSTADLLAETVAMADQLPETAAVG; encoded by the coding sequence ATGACCGAATCAGCACGCGATCTAGCACGGAAACTCTTGGCGGGCAGTGGAACCGGTGGCGGAACGGCCACCATTCAGGCCCCCGCACCCAGGCCCGCCGCCGGCGCACCGGCCCGTCAGGTGCGCGGTCCCGGCCGCCAGTTCGCCGACCATCCGGAGGTGGCGGCGACGGTGGCCAAACAGGCCGCGATCACCGCCATCAGCGCACAGTCGGGGCTGGTGAATCCGCTGTTCCTGGCCCGAACCGGGCCGAACGACACCGTGATTCACGCCGATGACCGCGATCTGGTCAACTTCAGCGCCTACAACTACCTGGGGCTCTCGCACCATCCGCAGGTGATCCAGGCCGCCAAGGACGCCCTGGACCAGTACGGCGCCTCGGCCTCGGCCAGCCGGATCGTGGCCGGGGAGATCCCGCTCTACGGCGAGCTGGAGCAGCGGCTGGCCGGTATCTACGATGTCGGCGATGCCATGGTCACGACCAGCGGCTACCTCACCAATGCGGGCGTCATCGGCTTCCTGCTCGGTGAGGGCGATGTGGCCATCTGCGATTCGCTGATCCACGGCAGCGTGGTCTCCGGCACGCAGTGGGCGGGCTGCCGCCGAATCAACTTCCGGCACAACGATCCCGAATCACTGCGCGCGGTGCTGCGCATGTCGCGCGGCGGCTTCGATCGGGCGCTGGTGGTGCTCGAAGGCCACTACAGCATGGACGGCACCGTGGGCAGGGTCGCCGAATTGGCGGCCGTGGCACGGGAATTCGACTGCGCGGTCATGGTGGACGAGGCACACTCCTTCGGTGTGTTCGGCGAGCGGGGACACGGTATTCGCGAGTACTACGGCATGGCCGGCGCGGATGTCGATATCTGGATGGGCACGCTGTCCAAGGCGCTGGGCAGCTGCGGCGGCTTCATCGCCGCCGATGCCGACCTCATCGGCGCCATGAAGGCCGCCGCACCGGGGGTGGCGATGCTCACCGGCGGTCCGGCGCCCTCGACCATCGCCGCCGCGCTGGCGGGTCTCGAAGTGCTGGAGGCGGAACCGCAGCGGGTCAGCAGGCTGTGGGACAACACCCGGCTCTTCGATGCGCTCCTGCGTGAGCGCGGACTGAACCTGGGCGAGTCGCAGGGCACGCCGATCTTCCCGGTGATCGTGCCGGGCGAGATTCGCGCCGGGTTCGTCTCCGGGGTGCTGCTGCAGCGCGGAGTGTACGCCGGCGCCATTTCGGCCCCGGCGGTCCCGGTCGGCAAGGAGCGCCTGCGCTTCTTCATGACCTCGGAACACACGCGGCAGCAACTGGTCTCGACGGCGGATCTGCTCGCCGAGACGGTCGCCATGGCCGATCAGCTGCCCGAGACGGCAGCGGTCGGGTAG